In Ananas comosus cultivar F153 linkage group 7, ASM154086v1, whole genome shotgun sequence, the sequence CATAGTTCGATGGCTCCATTTTATGACATTTGGTCTTCATTTACTTTTGGGCCGTTCTGCTTTCTTGATATTTTGTGTTTAAGCTTAATTTCTGCCCAAGTGCAGTATGAGGACATATACCAGGAACATTGCGAAAAGCCCAGCTGACATATAAGTGATTTTCCCTCACTATCCGACATCCAAAAGTGCTTCTGGTGAAACTGTAAGATGCTCTACAAACAGCAAATGATCTATTAACTGGGATAGAACAAAGTATATATCACTTGAGCTTTCATGTCTCATGTCTTCTACTAAAAACTCATATAGAATGTTATTTATCTCAATGGAACTAACTCTTGCATCTTTCTTTATCCCCTTCTCTCTCATGAATCTCCTTAGTGTCTTCATCTTCTCCCACCTGTGGGTCTCACAATACATATTTGAAATCAAAACATGTAATCCTCCACCATTCAATTCCAAACTCAGTAGATCTTTCATCACCTGCTCCCCAATCCTCGTATATCTATGAATTCTACAAGCCCCAAGCAATGCACCCCATATCACATATCGGGCTTCATTGGCATACTTTTAATTAACTCCACGGCTCGTTGAATCAGGCCTCCCCTCCCAAGAAGATTAACCATGCAAGTATAATGTTCAATTTCATATGGAACATTATAAACAATGTTCATAGTTTCAAAATAAGATTGTCCAATTTCCACTAAACCACAATGACTACAACAAACTAATGAAAGTGATCCCATCCGGTAAAAAGCCCTCTTCGATCATTTGGTTAAAGAAATCAACAGCATCAAATGCCCGGCCATGAATTGCTAAGGCCCACATTATCACATTCAGTGAGACTGCGCTTTTACTAGGCATCAAGATCTAAAGCAATTTCTATTGGACCACATTTCGCATACATGTCTATAAGCAAGTTAAATAGAGCAATAGAGGGTTGTTCAATATTATCTCTAATTTGATTGTGAATATTCTTTCCAAATACCAAATTGCCATTTTGGGCGCAAGCCATAAGAACAGAGATAAGAGTTACCTGATCCAGCATTATCTTTGAAGCACGCATCTGGTTGTAAAGATCCAAGGCTTCATGAGAAAGCCCATTTTGGACATAGCAAGAGATCATGGCATTTCACGATACTTTGTTCCTTTCCGCCATTCGATCGAACAGATACCTAGCCACTTCAATCGAACCATGTTTCGCATGTGCACATACCATCGATGTCCACAAAACCACATTCTTCAAACCATCATGTCGAAACATCTTTGCGCCATAAGCAATGCACCACACTTTCCATACATATCTACCAATGCATTCCCCACAATCAGATCAAATTTAGCCTGGGAAACCTCTATATAGTGATGTACAAACCTACCCAATTCAAAATTATCTGCTTGCAAGCACGCAGATAAAAGAACAACCAATGTGAATTCATCAGCTACCAAACCACCTTCTCTCATCATTTTAAATAGGGAAAATACTTCTTCACAATCACCCAATTGAGAATACCCACTAATCATAGAGTTCCAAGACACTACGTTTTTACTGggaatttcgtcgaacaccttgCGGGCAAACCAAATTGGCCCACAAGATGAGTAAACATGGAGGAGAGCATTCATAACGAAGATTTGCGACTCGAATCCGAGTTTTACAATCATACCATGAATCACTAGTACTCCTTCTAATGCCAAAGCTTCGGCACATGACTTGAGAACGAAGGGAAGGGTGAATTGATTGAGCGAGAGGCCCCGACTAAGCATTCGATGTCACAAAAAGAGGGCTTCTTTAGGGCTATGTTGATTGGTGTAGCCTCTGATTAAGCTATTGCTCATGAATTTATTGGGGTTGGGTGCGTGTTCGAGGCGTTTGCAGCTGTAGCGGAGGTCGCCGGTGGGGGAGAGGGAGCAAAAGGAGATGAGctgggctagggttagggtttcgtcgAGGATGGCGGCGACGATGAGGTGCGCGTGGAGCTGCTTGAGGTGGTTCATGGAGTGGCATCGTTGGAGGAGGGAGTGGAGGAGTTGGTGCGCGAGAAATTTGAACCCCGGGAAGGAGAGGTTGTGGGGTCGGAGTTTTGGCGCGAAGATAACGGCTACTCGTTTGAACATAGCTTGCGTTCGGCCGTTCGCTAGGGTAGAGGTTTAGGCTTAGTTGGGTATTGCGGGAAGTTTGTATTACATGCGATAAAAAagtacaatataaaaatattttatttatttttgtatgtaatATTGTGTTTCATATATCaagtcgattacgatatattttttacgatcCCACATgagaacgcagaaacatatcttatatacttttaccctaattccattttatctaatagcgtcagataaatctcaatatcaaactaaaccTTAACGCACAGGATATTCATTATATGAACAAACATTTGGTGAGAAAGGCGATCACATCCACCGTTCATCTATTTTGAGATTTGTATCCGTTTTTGTTATGAACGGTAGATATGATGGCCTTCCATTAAAAACTATCTCCACCAAATATTTGTCCCACATTATACAGCTCcaagatttcttttttttttgtgtgatgCGTTTATTTTCACACCTTTTATGAAATCATTTGGAATCGACAATTTTTACAGAATTTGAAATCATTTTACGTCAATAAGTTTTTAAATATCTAGtcggaaaaaaattatttaatgtgattttttaaaaaatttgcaaTGATTGTAATAAGTGCAAACAAATCTAGTAATTTAGGATCTCACATGCAATGAAATCGACTATATGACTTTCTAAAAGTAAATCTATTACTTTATCTAAAAAGtacttttttgagagaaagctaattaacctattatttgtttcgtttatttttttaaaattaaattttattaaaaatatgaagtaactagatttcaaatttaaaacctcaaatatcaatcattaaattttttatcacttacGCAAAGGACAATTTGCAGGGTAGTTGGATAGTTAAGTTTTGTACTTGTATAGCATTGCTCTTTTCAAATATTGTAGCCAGTGCTAGAGTACCTAAGGCCAATTGGAACAGTTGTTGATGTTAATACATATAACTAAACagtgaatttgaatttgcatattattattctattaaatttacaGTAAAACaacaactacatgcaaccaaac encodes:
- the LOC109713261 gene encoding pentatricopeptide repeat-containing protein At2g29760, chloroplastic-like, yielding MFKRVAVIFAPKLRPHNLSFPGFKFLAHQLLHSLLQRCHSMNHLKQLHAHLIVAAILDETLTLAQLISFCSLSPTGDLRYSCKRLEHAPNPNKFMSNSLIRGYTNQHSPKEALFLYVWKVWCIAYGAKMFRHDGLKNVVLWTSMMRASKIMLDQVTLISVLMACAQNGNLVFGKNIHNQIRDNIEQPSIALFNLLIDMYAKCGPIEIALDLDA